Proteins encoded by one window of Musa acuminata AAA Group cultivar baxijiao chromosome BXJ2-9, Cavendish_Baxijiao_AAA, whole genome shotgun sequence:
- the LOC103999154 gene encoding uncharacterized protein LOC103999154 — MDWYSWLSESSLDPGLVSEYALLFSNNELVEVDIAHFNHEFLLSMGVSIGKHRLEILKLAKKGMYRSPRSVARLLAAISMTRSYIAKYVRSLVRRNSSAIVVVPRPSYNGGAAPRGNMLKRNKKLVKSKQRELLLTDGGVKVSSPVRVSRSASPMIDRYKEGAEEIRWDSMFQDLKPT, encoded by the coding sequence ATGGACTGGTACTCCTGGCTGTCCGAATCTAGCCTCGATCCGGGACTCGTCTCCGAGTACGCTCTTCTCTTCTCCAACAACGAGCTCGTTGAGGTTGACATCGCCCACTTCAATCACGAGTTTTTGCTGAGCATGGGCGTCTCCATCGGCAAGCACCGGCTTGAGATACTCAAGCTAGCCAAGAAGGGCATGTACAGGTCGCCGCGCTCGGTGGCGAGGCTCCTCGCTGCCATCAGCATGACCAGGAGCTACATAGCCAAGTACGTCCGCTCCCTCGTTCGGCGGAACAGTTCCGCGATCGTCGTCGTCCCCAGGCCATCGTACAACGGCGGAGCGGCGCCCAGGGGGAACATGTTGAAGAGGAACAAGAAGCTGGTAAAAAGCAAGCAAAGAGAACTGCTGCTAACTGACGGTGGCGTAAAGGTGTCTTCTCCGGTGAGGGTGTCACGTAGCGCGAGTCCGATGATCGACAGGTACAAGGAGGGCGCTGAGGAGATCAGGTGGGACTCCATGTTTCAGGACCTGAAGCCCACTTGA
- the LOC135623702 gene encoding protein NUCLEAR FUSION DEFECTIVE 4-like yields the protein MAGAVKAGSRPPWVGLAAAVWVQVAAGTAYTFPLYSHSLKSALGYNQQQLTMLGVANDTGENFGLVAGVLCNRLPPWFVLLVGAACCFLGFGTLWLAVSLTVPGLPYWLLWIALCIATNSSAWFGTGVLVTNMRNFPLSRGTVAGILKGYVGLSAAVYTGLYTGVLHSSSTKLLLFLTLGLPVISLAMMYFVRPCTPSLEEDSLEHGHFMFTQISSVFLGLYLLASTILDDVLSLSDAIIYLLFSMMILFLLAPLAIPLKMTLFPATHKKNVASNTCSTSRLPAEDLDHKEPLLATSSTNTLENPQEIDDASDVDMLLAEGEGAVKKKRRPKRGDDFEFREALIKADFWLLFMAYFLGVGSGVTVLNNLAQIGVALGLDDTTILLCLFSFCNFVGRIGGGSVSEYFVRSRMLPRPIWMACTQVVMIVAYLLYASALNGTLYASTALLGICYGVQFSVMVPTVSELFGLKHFGIFYNFMLLGNPLGAFFFSGLLAGYVYDKEAANQHPVSSTCLGPSCFRLTFLVLAGMCSLGTVLSIILSVRIRPVYQMLYAGGSFRMPRSSLH from the exons ATGGCCGGAGCGGTGAAGGCGGGGAGCCGGCCGCCGTGGGTGGGGCTGGCGGCGGCGGTGTGGGTTCAGGTGGCCGCGGGCACCGCTTACACCTTCCCGCTTTACTCCCACTCCCTCAAGTCGGCGCTGGGCTACAACCAGCAGCAACTCACCATGCTCGGCGTCGCCAACGACACCGGCGAGAACTTCGGCCTCGTCGCCGGCGTGCTCTGCAACCGCCTCCCTCCCTGGTTCGTTCTCCTCGTCGGCGCCGCCTGCTGCTTCCTTGGCTTCGGCACCCTCTGGCTCGCAGTCAGCCTCACCGTTCCCGGCCTCCCCTACTGGCTG TTATGGATAGCACTATGCATTGCTACTAATAGCAGCGCCTGGTTCGGGACGGGTGTGCTAGTCACCAACATGAGAAATTTCCCTCTTAGTAGAGGTACTGTTGCTGGCATTCTCAAGGGTTATGTTGGGCTTAGTGCTGCAGTATACACTGGATTATATACGGGTGTACTCCATAGCTCATCGACAAAGTTATTGCTGTTTCTCACTCTTGGGTTGCCTGTCATAAGCCTTGCAATGATGTACTTTGTTAGGCCTTGCACACCATCTTTGGAAGAAGATTCATTGGAACATGGCCACTTTATGTTCACCCAAATTTCCAGTGTATTTCTGGGTCTCTATCTTCTTGCTTCTACGATCTTGGATGATGTTCTCTCACTAAGTGATGCTATTATCTATTTGTTGTTCAGCATGATGATTCTCTTTCTCCTGGCTCCCCTTGCCATCCCACTTAAGATGACACTCTTTCCAGCTACTCATAAGAAAAATGTTGCCAGCAACACATGTAGTACTTCACGACTACCTGCGGAGGATTTAGACCATAAAGAACCATTATTAGCTACATCATCAACAAATACTTTGGAGAACCCCCAGGAGATTGATGATGCTTCTGATGTGGATATGCTTTTAGCTGAGGGTGAAGGTGcagtaaaaaagaagagaagacccaaGAGGGGAGATGATTTCGAATTTCGGGAAGCATTGATCAAAGCTGACTTTTGGCTTCTATTTATGGCATACTTTCTTGGTGTTGGATCAGGTGTCACAGTGCTTAATAATCTAGCCCAAATTGGTGTTGCATTAGGACTCGATGATACAACTATCTTGCTATGCCTCTTCAGCTTTTGCAATTTTGTTGGCCGTATTGGTGGAGGTTCAGTATCTGAGTACTTTGTCAG ATCGAGAATGCTTCCTCGACCAATATGGATGGCATGCACGCAAGTAGTCATGATTGTGGCATACCTTCTCTATGCTTCAGCTCTCAATGGTACCCTTTATGCATCAACTGCTTTGCTTGGTATCTGTTATGGGGTTCAATTTTCTGTCATGGTGCCAACTGTTTCTGAGCTCTTTGGGTTAAAGCACTTTGGAATTTTCTACAACTTTATGTTGTTAGGAAATCCTCTTGGGGCATTCTTCTTCTCAGGTCTTCTTGCTGGATATGTTTATGACAAAGAAGCTGCAAATCAACACCCTGTTTCTAGCACTTGCTTGGGGCCTAGCTGCTTTAGGCTGACATTCTTGGTTCTTGCTGGGATGTGTAGTTTGGGAACAGTGTTGAGCATAATTTTGTCGGTGAGAATCAGACCAGTATACCAGATGCTTTATGCCGGTGGATCCTTTAGAATGCCTCGAAGTTCACTGCATTGA